The genomic DNA GTCGACGTCGCGGGCGTGCCCACCCGGTTCGGCACCGACGGCGACGTGCCCCCGGCCACCGCGGACGCCGAGGTGGTGCGCCGGCTCAAGGCGGCCGGTGCGGTGATCGTCGGCAAGACCAACACCTGCGAACTCGGCCAGTGGCCGTTCACCAGCGGACCCGGTTTCGGGCACACCCGCAACCCCTGGTCGCGTGGGCACACCCCGGGCGGCTCGTCGGGCGGTAGCGCCGCGGCCGTCGCGGCCGGATTGGTCACCGCCGCAATCGGATCCGACGGTGCGGGCAGCGTCCGCATCCCCGCCGCGTGGACGCATCTGGTCGGCATCAAACCGCAACGCGGGCGGATCTCCACCTGGCCGCTGCCCGAGGCGTTCAACGGCATCACGGTCAACGGGGTGCTGGCCCGCACGGTCGCCGACGCCGCACTGGTGCTCGACGCGGCGTCCGGCAACGTCGACGGTGACATCCACAAACCGGCACCCATCGCGGCCGCCGAGGCCGTCGGCCGGGCGCCGGGCCCTCTGCGCGTCGCGTTGTCTACCAAGTTCCCGTTCACCGCGTTCCCCGCCAGGCTGCATCCGGAGATCCGGGCCGCGCTGAACACCGTTGCGGGCCAACTGGAAGAGCTCGGACACACGGTCCGGCCCGACGACCCGGAGTACGGACTGCAACTGTCCGTGGACTTCCTGGCCCGCTCGACATCGGGACTGGCCGAGTGGCGCCACCGTGTCGGCCCCGGCGTGGCGCTGGACCGTCGTACCCGCAGCAACATCCGGACCGGGTGGCTGTTGTCGGAGCACGCCCTCCGGCAGGCACGGCAGCGCGAAAAGTCCCTCCAGCGCCGGATCGGCTGGATTTTCAACCTGTACGACGTGGTGTTGGCGCCGACCACCGCGCAGCCCCCGCCGCTGATCGATGCCTTCGACCGGCTCGGCAGCACTGCCACCGACCGCGCCATCATCGCGGCCTGCCCGGTGTGCTGGCCGTGGAACGCGCTCGGCTGGCCGTCGATCAACATCCCGGCCGGCTTCACCGCCGACGGGCTGCCCATCGGCGTGCAGCTCATGGGTCCCGAGGGCAGCGAGCCGCTCCTGATCTCCCTGGCCGCCAGCCTGGAGGCGATCACCGGTTGGGCCACCAAGCAGCCCACTGACTGGTGGTCCCAGCCCTAGCTCATCTCCCGCGAGCGTGCGTGTTTGCCCGCGACACGCCGCGCGAACCGAGCACTATCGTCGCGCTCGCGGGCCGCGAGCGTGCCCGGACGGCGCACCAAGCCCCGCGTGTTGCCTGCAGACACGCACGCTCGCGGAAGTGGGGGAATTCTAAAAGCCGAGCTTTCCAAGCTGTTTCGGGTCGCGCTGCCAATTCTTGGCGATCTTCACGCGCAGGTTCAGATACGCCTTGGTACCGAGCAGCTTCTCGATCTGCGTGCGCGCCGCCGTGC from Mycolicibacterium phocaicum includes the following:
- a CDS encoding amidase, translating into MVEPSAPPRFPTLTQQLYRLASGAVTSQQIVRQSLDAIAASQLELNAFRVIFTEQALADAAEADRKRAAGQRLPLLGVPIAIKDDVDVAGVPTRFGTDGDVPPATADAEVVRRLKAAGAVIVGKTNTCELGQWPFTSGPGFGHTRNPWSRGHTPGGSSGGSAAAVAAGLVTAAIGSDGAGSVRIPAAWTHLVGIKPQRGRISTWPLPEAFNGITVNGVLARTVADAALVLDAASGNVDGDIHKPAPIAAAEAVGRAPGPLRVALSTKFPFTAFPARLHPEIRAALNTVAGQLEELGHTVRPDDPEYGLQLSVDFLARSTSGLAEWRHRVGPGVALDRRTRSNIRTGWLLSEHALRQARQREKSLQRRIGWIFNLYDVVLAPTTAQPPPLIDAFDRLGSTATDRAIIAACPVCWPWNALGWPSINIPAGFTADGLPIGVQLMGPEGSEPLLISLAASLEAITGWATKQPTDWWSQP